The sequence GGGCAACGCATTTGGGTATGCGGAGCTGCTCGTTCGAGTTGACTACCCCCACCGTTGATGCCACCATGGCCGCGAACGCACCTCGCTAGGTGAGGCGTCTGTACGGATACAGGCCACTGACCTCAAACGTCGAGAGACGCCCAGGGTCAGGACAGCTCTTCCCGGCTTAAGGGTTGAGCCCAAGTGGCTTTCGGCCTATGGCTGGATACGCCGTGCAGTGCCAAAACTCTGTCGAGAGGGGTGCCGTCCGGCCGACTCCGCGCTGGTTCGGTTTGTCCCGATGTGCCCGCCGCAACGGCATCCCCGTGTGCCCTGGCCGTGAGGAGGTGAGAGCGACATTGAGTCCGAGCGATAGTCCTTATCCGAGTTCGACGATCATTTCGTTCGAATCCTGCCCCGGCGCTGCTTTCACCTTCTGAACCGGTTCGCGCCGTACCGTATCAGCGCTGTCCGCATCGTGGACGTGCGCTGCCGTGACGCGCGAATATCCGCTTTTAGCAGCGTAATTCGTCATGCCTTCTCGAGGGAGATTTCCGATGTCTTTTGTGTCCGCCTTGCCCGAAGAACTGGCCGCGACAGCGGCCGATCTGCGCGGCGTCGGATATACGGTGGCCGCGCAGAGCGCCGCCGCCGCAGCGCCGACTACCGGCGTGATTCCCGCCGCCGCCGACGAGGTCTCGGTACTGACCGCAGCTCAGTTCGCACGGCACGCCCAGGTGTACCAAGCGATCAGCAAGCGAGCCGCTGCGGTGCACGAGACGTTCGTGAACACGCTGCAGCGCAGCGCGCAGTCATACGCAGCGACCGACGCCGCGAACGTCATCTCGTTCTACTGAAAGGATTTTGGGTAATGGACTACGGATCAATTCCACCGGAGATCAACTCGGCACGGATGTACGCCGGACCGGGATCGGGGCCGATGTTGGCCGCTGCGGCCTCCTGGAATCTGCTGGCCTCGGAACTGCGCTCGGCAGCAACATCTTTCGAGTGGTTGGTCGCTAGCCTATCCAGTCAAGGGTGGTGGGGGCCATCGGCATCGGCGATGGCGGCGGCGGCCGAACCCTACTTTGTGTGGCTGAGCGTGACCGCCGAGCAGGCCGAACAGGCTGCGGCACAGGCGTACGCCGCGGCCGAGGCGTATGCCACGGCCCACGCCATGACGGTGCCGCCCGCGGCCATCGAGACCAACCGGGTGCTGCTGGCGTCATTGGTCAAGACCAACGCGCTGGGACAGAACACCGCGGCCATCGCAGCGGCCGAAGCTCGTTACGGCCAGATGTGGGCGCAAGACGCCGTCGCGATGTACGGCTACGCCGCGGCTTCCGCTACCGCCACACAACTGATCCCCTTCGCCGATGCGCCGGAAACCACCAACGCAGACGACCAGGGCGGGCAGGCGGCCGGAGGCGTAGGCCCCACCGATGCCCACGCCCAGCTGCCCAATGCGTTGCGGAGCATGGCGTCGCCGGCGGAGGGCACCTCGCCGTTGTCACCCGATTGGGACTGGACCAAATTCTTCGACGGCCTCTTCGGGGATACCTGGGGCAGCGATGACGGGTCGGGTCTGAATATCAACGCCCAGTTGTGGAACACCATCGCCGCAACCGGCATTTTCGACCCCGGCGGCAACATCGAGGGATTTTCCGGGCTGGCCACGCTCGGGTTTCTGGCACGCGGCATGGATGGCGGCACCGCCGCCCTGTCCCGCGGCGGGCTCGGCCCGGCCTCCGGTATGGCACTGGCGTCGGCGACCCCTGGTGGGCTGGAGGCCGCCGGCCGCGCTGCCGGCGGCGCCAGCTCCCCGGTGGCTGCCGGTGTAGGCCAGGCCACCCTGGTCGGTTCGTTGTCGGCGCCACCCAGCTGGGCGGCGGCCACCCCGACAGGTGCTCCCACCGCCGGGACGGGTAGCGGCTGGACCGTCGCCCCGGAAAGCAGGTCGATGACCGCCATGCCTCCCCCGATTCCTCCGGGTGGCGCCGGCCGCCACGGCGGCTACGGTCTCGGCACACCGCGCTATGGGGTCAAGCTCACCGTCATGCCGCGTCCCATCGTGGTCGGGTAGCGGCCCGTGTGCGCCTTTAGTCGGCGATCTCCGGCGACGCCGCCGGCGTGCCTTGATAGAGCCGGACCACGCTGACGACCACGACCAGGCCCATCATGAACCACGTCATCTCAGCGCATGTCTCATAGATGTCGGCCAGTGCAACGGGTGTGCCCTGGATCGTCGTCGTGGCATCGCCCGCGCGCAGCAGCCCGAGGTTCACCTGCAGGCCGAGTCCGAACCAGATGACGGCCGGCATCAACAGCGCCGACCGGGTGACGGAGCTGGGTTCGCGTCGCCACCGTCGTTCAATCAGGGCAAATGTCTGGAACAGCACCCACCCGGTGATCACCCAGCCGACGTAGTTGCTCAACGGCACGCCCAGAACCCCGCTCGGTGACCGGTAGGAGTACATCTGACGCACGTAGGCCCCGATCGGGTCGATCACCAGGTCGTAGCCGCCGACGATCAGGGTGGCGACGACGGGTGTCACGACGACCGACAGCGTCCGGCTCCGGAACTCGCCCACAATCACCCGGGCCAGAATCCACGCCACCCAGGCCAGAATCGCCCAGGCCGCCACCACCGTGAACGGCACGCCGAACGCACGGGGTCCTTCCACGTGATGGGTGTAGAAGCCGAACGGGAAGCCGGTCGCGAGACTGCACGCCTCCAGGCCGAATCCCACGGTCACCGCGATGGCCAAGTAGGCGACGGCGCCGGCGGGTTTGTAGAGCGTCAGCGTATGGAGCAACACGAACACCGCCAACGCCGCG is a genomic window of Mycolicibacter heraklionensis containing:
- a CDS encoding carotenoid biosynthesis protein is translated as MSTPVSSTSPTTPRAPEVPLVVAGWCVVATCFAAMVTTALTGGSSISAVAEAISGAALAVFVLLHTLTLYKPAGAVAYLAIAVTVGFGLEACSLATGFPFGFYTHHVEGPRAFGVPFTVVAAWAILAWVAWILARVIVGEFRSRTLSVVVTPVVATLIVGGYDLVIDPIGAYVRQMYSYRSPSGVLGVPLSNYVGWVITGWVLFQTFALIERRWRREPSSVTRSALLMPAVIWFGLGLQVNLGLLRAGDATTTIQGTPVALADIYETCAEMTWFMMGLVVVVSVVRLYQGTPAASPEIAD
- a CDS encoding PPE family protein, whose translation is MDYGSIPPEINSARMYAGPGSGPMLAAAASWNLLASELRSAATSFEWLVASLSSQGWWGPSASAMAAAAEPYFVWLSVTAEQAEQAAAQAYAAAEAYATAHAMTVPPAAIETNRVLLASLVKTNALGQNTAAIAAAEARYGQMWAQDAVAMYGYAAASATATQLIPFADAPETTNADDQGGQAAGGVGPTDAHAQLPNALRSMASPAEGTSPLSPDWDWTKFFDGLFGDTWGSDDGSGLNINAQLWNTIAATGIFDPGGNIEGFSGLATLGFLARGMDGGTAALSRGGLGPASGMALASATPGGLEAAGRAAGGASSPVAAGVGQATLVGSLSAPPSWAAATPTGAPTAGTGSGWTVAPESRSMTAMPPPIPPGGAGRHGGYGLGTPRYGVKLTVMPRPIVVG
- a CDS encoding PE family protein, which produces MSFVSALPEELAATAADLRGVGYTVAAQSAAAAAPTTGVIPAAADEVSVLTAAQFARHAQVYQAISKRAAAVHETFVNTLQRSAQSYAATDAANVISFY